Genomic window (Nitratidesulfovibrio vulgaris str. Hildenborough):
CCGAAGAGCAGCGACTGGTAGTCGGTCATCATGTCCACCAGCTTGCCGCGTTCGTCCTTCAGCGACCGGGGCACGGTCATGCCAGTGGTCTCTTGCAGGGCGGCGAGGAACCTGTCCGTGGCCAGCACGCCGATGGGGGTGTCGAGCAGCCTGTAGGGTACGCCGCACTTCTTCTCCAGTGCCTTGGCCCCGGCCTCTGAGGCCCATGCGCCAAGGGCGAGGGTCGCCATGCTGTCGCCACTGCGGGCGAAGTCGGCCTGTGTGGTGCCCCCGGCGGGGTACATGCGGTATTCGCCGGTCTGCGGGGTGTCGAGCACGTCGGATGTGTCGGGAAAGACCACGCCGTCCACGCCCATCTGCGCCAGCATGCCCTTTATCTTGCGCATGTCCGAGGGTTCGACGAAGCCCGGAATGACGTTGACCTGCCCGGCAGCCTGTTTGCCCGTGCCCGCGGCGAGGTAGTTCACCATGCCCTCGACCATGTTCGAGAAGCCGGTGACGTGCGACCCCACGTAGCTTGGCGTGTTGCAGTGGATGACCTTCTTGCCCTGCGGCACCGTGCCGTCTTCCATCGCCACCTTGGTGATGGTGGGGATGTCGTCGCCGATGGTCTCGGAGAGGCAGGTGGTGTGTACGGCCACCATGTCGGGGTCGTAGACCTGGAAGATGGTCTTCAGTGCCTGCCGCAGGTTGGGGCCGCCGCCGAACACGCTCGCGCCTTCGGTGAACGAGCTTGTGCTCGCCATGACGGGTTCGCGGAAGTGACGGGTGAGATGGCTGCGATGGTACGAACAGCAGCCCTGACTGCCGTGGCTGTGCGGCAGGCAGCCGTGGATGCCGAGGGCCGCGTACATGGCACCGATGGGCTGGCATGTCTTGGCCGGGTTGACGCGAAGTGCCGAGCGTTCAGCATAGGCGGCGGGTGTGTGCTTGAGCATGACGAACCTCCTTGGCCCGTTGTCTGTGGCCCGTTATCAGTCGTTGAGACCGGCGGTGAGGGTGGGGCCGGTGTCGAAGGGCGAGCGCGTAAGCTTCCATGCCGGACTGTGGATCATGGCGTAGACGTCGCGGGCGAAGTTCACCGCGCCCTCGTAGCCCGCGTAGGGACCGGAGTAGTCGTAGTTGTGCAGCTGCTTGCAGGGCACGCCGAACTTCTCGATGACGTACTTGTCCTTGATGCCGGAGCAGATGATGTCGGGGTTCATGCGATGGATGAGCTTTTCGATCTCCACATGCGACACGTCGTCGATGACGAGGGTGCCCTCGCCCATGTCGTCCCACATGCCCTCGTAGGACGAGAGCAGCCCTTCGCGTTCGAGCTGTTCGCGGTAGGCGGGGTCGAGGCGCGGGCGGTAGCGTTCGGGGTCGGCGGTGACCTTCAGCTCTTCGATGTTCTTCGAGTCGGCGTCGACGCGGATGGTGGGAATGACCCTGCGCCCCTCGTAGTCGTCGCGGTGCGCGAACTCGAA
Coding sequences:
- the nifK gene encoding nitrogenase molybdenum-iron protein subunit beta is translated as MLKHTPAAYAERSALRVNPAKTCQPIGAMYAALGIHGCLPHSHGSQGCCSYHRSHLTRHFREPVMASTSSFTEGASVFGGGPNLRQALKTIFQVYDPDMVAVHTTCLSETIGDDIPTITKVAMEDGTVPQGKKVIHCNTPSYVGSHVTGFSNMVEGMVNYLAAGTGKQAAGQVNVIPGFVEPSDMRKIKGMLAQMGVDGVVFPDTSDVLDTPQTGEYRMYPAGGTTQADFARSGDSMATLALGAWASEAGAKALEKKCGVPYRLLDTPIGVLATDRFLAALQETTGMTVPRSLKDERGKLVDMMTDYQSLLFGKRVAAWGDPDIVIPLVEFLVSAGMRPTVVVTGTPGKAFERRIAEVMEKAGATWDYEVRAANDLFHLHQRVKAAPVDLLVGNSYGKYIAQAEDTPLVRFGFPILDRVGHSHFPKVGYMGGMHLLSQVINTLLERKDRDTAPEDTLELVM